In a genomic window of Aeromicrobium panaciterrae:
- the serC gene encoding phosphoserine transaminase, translated as MKIPAELLPKDGRFGSGPSKVRTEALNALAATGVTLMGTSHRQAPVKNLVGSIREGIADLFTLPDGYEVVLGVGGSHAFFDAATFGLIRERSQHLVHGEFTSKFAKAVAAAPFLADPDVRESDFTTHPEPVAVAGVDTYAWAHNETSTGVMVPVQRVAGADDGALIVIDATSGAGGLPVDIAETDTYYFAPQKTFGSDGGLWLALMSPAAIERAEAIKASGRHIPGFIDLPIAIDNSRKNQTYNTPALATLHLLDQQIQWMLGEGGLDWAVKRTTDSSTRLYEWAEASTYATPFVTDPADRSLVVGTIDLDGVDASAITDALRENGIVDIDGYRGLNRNQLRIAMFPAIEPEDISALTACIDYVVDNL; from the coding sequence GTGAAGATCCCCGCAGAGCTGCTGCCGAAGGACGGACGATTCGGGTCCGGCCCTTCCAAGGTGCGCACCGAGGCGCTCAACGCCCTCGCTGCGACCGGCGTGACGCTCATGGGGACTTCGCACCGCCAGGCACCTGTCAAGAACCTCGTGGGAAGTATCCGCGAGGGCATTGCCGACCTGTTCACACTCCCTGACGGCTATGAAGTCGTGCTGGGAGTCGGCGGATCGCATGCGTTCTTCGATGCAGCGACGTTCGGGCTGATCCGCGAACGCAGCCAACACCTGGTCCATGGTGAGTTCACCAGCAAGTTCGCCAAGGCTGTTGCTGCGGCACCATTCCTTGCCGATCCGGATGTACGCGAGAGCGACTTCACGACACACCCCGAGCCGGTCGCCGTCGCGGGCGTCGACACGTACGCCTGGGCACACAACGAGACCTCGACGGGCGTCATGGTGCCGGTCCAACGCGTCGCTGGTGCTGATGACGGAGCACTCATCGTCATCGATGCCACCTCAGGTGCCGGCGGGCTGCCCGTCGACATCGCGGAGACCGACACCTACTACTTCGCGCCCCAGAAGACGTTCGGTTCGGACGGCGGCCTGTGGCTCGCGCTGATGTCCCCCGCTGCGATCGAGCGTGCGGAGGCGATCAAGGCAAGCGGCCGACACATACCTGGCTTCATCGACCTGCCGATCGCGATCGACAACTCGCGCAAGAACCAGACCTACAACACGCCTGCGCTCGCGACCCTGCACCTGCTGGATCAACAGATCCAGTGGATGCTCGGCGAGGGCGGGCTCGATTGGGCCGTCAAGCGCACAACCGACTCGTCGACCCGCCTGTACGAGTGGGCGGAAGCCTCGACGTACGCGACGCCATTCGTCACCGATCCGGCAGACCGCTCGCTGGTGGTCGGCACAATCGACCTGGATGGCGTTGACGCCTCCGCGATCACCGACGCATTGCGAGAGAACGGCATCGTCGACATCGACGGCTACCGCGGTCTCAACCGCAACCAGCTGCGGATCGCGATGTTCCCTGCGATCGAGCCCGAGGACATCAGCGCGCTGACGGCCTGCATCGACTACGTGGTGGACAACCTCTAG
- the kynA gene encoding tryptophan 2,3-dioxygenase — MSESFRPIEDGVATDLRGEMTYASYLQLPTLLSAQQPVSDHHDEMLFVIQHQVTELWLKQLIHELRSAIALIAADDLPPALKRLARVKAIQRQMFEQWAVLETLTPIEYAQFRDKLGKASGFQSPQYRTVEFLLGNKNPQMIKVFEHDESLRSALQADLDAPSLYDEFLRFLARRGHAVPKHVLERDVTQPYTADPGVIEVLRKIYDSPDTYWDAYEMSEELVDVEGSFQLWRFRHLKTVERIIGFKRGTGGSSGVNFLQKALELTFFPELLDVRTHIGAP; from the coding sequence ATGAGTGAGTCCTTCAGGCCGATCGAGGATGGGGTCGCGACCGACCTGCGCGGCGAGATGACGTACGCGAGTTACCTGCAACTTCCGACCCTGCTTTCGGCGCAGCAGCCGGTGTCCGACCATCACGACGAGATGCTGTTCGTGATTCAGCACCAGGTCACTGAGCTGTGGCTCAAGCAACTGATCCATGAGCTGCGATCCGCCATTGCACTGATTGCGGCTGACGACCTGCCGCCGGCCCTCAAGCGTCTCGCTCGAGTGAAGGCGATCCAGCGACAGATGTTCGAGCAGTGGGCAGTGCTCGAGACGCTGACGCCGATTGAGTACGCGCAGTTCCGCGACAAGCTCGGCAAGGCGTCTGGCTTCCAGTCACCGCAGTACCGCACGGTCGAGTTCCTGCTCGGCAACAAGAACCCGCAGATGATCAAAGTCTTCGAACACGATGAGTCGCTGCGCTCAGCGCTGCAGGCGGACCTCGACGCACCCAGCCTGTACGACGAGTTCCTGCGATTCCTCGCGCGACGCGGCCATGCCGTACCGAAGCACGTGCTCGAGCGGGACGTGACGCAGCCGTACACCGCCGACCCTGGCGTGATCGAAGTCCTTCGAAAGATCTATGACTCCCCCGACACCTACTGGGATGCCTACGAGATGAGCGAGGAGCTCGTCGACGTCGAGGGCAGCTTCCAACTGTGGCGATTCCGCCACCTCAAGACCGTCGAGCGGATCATCGGCTTCAAGCGCGGAACGGGCGGCTCATCCGGAGTGAACTTCCTCCAGAAGGCACTCGAGCTCACGTTCTTCCCCGAGCTCCTCGACGTTCGAACGCACATCGGCGCCCCTTAG
- a CDS encoding cold-shock protein, with product MPTGKVKWYDAEKGFGFLSQDEGEDVYVRSDALPAGVDTLKAGSRVEFGIVQGSRGDQALQVRLLDPVTSVSKSQSQARRKDPEAMAVIVEDLIKMLDKIGEGYRHGRHPDNKVSKPAAQVLRAVATELEL from the coding sequence ATGCCTACGGGCAAAGTGAAGTGGTACGACGCTGAAAAGGGCTTTGGGTTCCTGAGCCAGGACGAGGGCGAAGACGTCTACGTCCGCTCTGACGCCCTGCCCGCCGGCGTTGACACGCTCAAAGCTGGCAGCCGCGTTGAGTTCGGCATCGTGCAGGGCAGCCGTGGAGACCAGGCTCTCCAGGTACGTCTTCTCGATCCCGTCACGTCGGTGTCGAAGTCACAGTCGCAGGCCCGTCGCAAGGATCCCGAGGCCATGGCGGTCATCGTCGAGGACCTCATCAAGATGCTCGACAAGATCGGTGAGGGCTACCGTCACGGTCGCCACCCCGACAACAAGGTCTCGAAGCCGGCGGCTCAGGTTCTCCGCGCAGTCGCCACCGAGCTCGAGCTCTAG
- a CDS encoding NCS2 family permease encodes MTSTTKKPSGGSALENYFKISERGSSIGREVRGGAVTFLTMAYIIVLNPIILSNVADVDGNFLGGGSEPGSGFATIAAVTALVAGVLTILMGVVANFPLALATGLGLNAFVAFSVASQMTWADAMGLVVLEGLIILVLVLTGFRKAVFDAVPRQLKTAIAVGIGLFITFIGLVDAGFVRTSGLAAPPVNLGIGGDLSGWPVLVFIIGLLLMISLYSRGIPGAILIGIIATTIIAGIIQKITDTAPSFGDPTSKGWNLNVPEWPDKVFAKPDFGLLGDFNLFDGFDRAGAVTAALLVFTLLLADFFDTMGTMTAIGAEADLNDKDGTPEGAQKILIVDSIAAAAGGAAGISSNTSYIESASGVGDGARTGLASVVTGVLFLLSTLAVPLVEHIPNEAAVPALVLVGFLMMSQVKNISWDDSDIAIPAFLTIALMPFTYSITAGIGAGFVAYVVIKLVKNKITEIHPLMWLISILFVVYFAIDPITRWLT; translated from the coding sequence ATGACAAGTACGACCAAAAAGCCCAGCGGCGGTAGCGCGCTGGAGAACTACTTCAAGATCAGCGAGCGCGGGTCGAGCATCGGGCGAGAGGTACGCGGCGGTGCCGTGACCTTCTTGACGATGGCGTACATCATCGTGCTCAACCCGATCATCTTGTCCAACGTCGCTGACGTGGACGGGAACTTCCTCGGTGGCGGCTCCGAGCCGGGCTCAGGATTCGCGACCATCGCGGCCGTGACAGCGCTGGTCGCAGGTGTGCTCACGATCCTCATGGGCGTCGTGGCCAACTTCCCGCTCGCACTCGCGACCGGACTTGGACTCAACGCATTCGTCGCGTTCTCGGTCGCGTCGCAGATGACGTGGGCGGACGCGATGGGTCTCGTCGTCCTTGAGGGCCTGATCATCTTGGTCCTGGTGCTGACTGGCTTCAGAAAAGCAGTGTTCGACGCCGTTCCGCGACAGCTCAAGACCGCGATCGCCGTCGGTATCGGTCTGTTCATCACGTTCATCGGTCTGGTTGACGCAGGCTTCGTACGCACGAGTGGTCTCGCCGCGCCTCCGGTGAACCTGGGTATCGGTGGCGACCTCTCCGGTTGGCCCGTGCTGGTGTTCATCATCGGCCTGTTGCTGATGATCTCGCTCTACTCGCGTGGCATCCCGGGTGCCATCCTGATCGGCATCATCGCCACGACGATCATCGCCGGCATCATCCAGAAGATCACTGACACGGCGCCTAGCTTTGGCGATCCCACCTCAAAGGGCTGGAACCTGAACGTTCCTGAATGGCCCGACAAGGTCTTCGCGAAGCCTGACTTCGGCCTGCTGGGTGACTTCAACCTGTTCGACGGCTTCGATCGCGCTGGTGCTGTGACGGCTGCGCTGTTGGTGTTCACGCTGTTGCTGGCTGACTTCTTCGACACGATGGGCACGATGACCGCCATTGGTGCGGAAGCGGATCTCAACGACAAGGACGGCACGCCCGAGGGTGCGCAGAAGATCCTGATCGTCGACTCCATCGCCGCTGCGGCTGGTGGCGCTGCGGGCATCTCGAGCAACACGTCATACATCGAGTCGGCTTCGGGAGTTGGCGACGGCGCTCGTACGGGCCTCGCTTCGGTCGTCACCGGTGTGCTGTTCCTGCTGTCGACACTGGCAGTCCCGCTGGTCGAGCACATCCCCAACGAAGCGGCAGTTCCTGCCCTGGTCCTCGTCGGCTTCCTGATGATGAGCCAGGTCAAGAACATCAGCTGGGATGACTCGGACATCGCGATCCCGGCGTTCCTGACGATCGCGCTGATGCCGTTCACCTACTCGATCACGGCCGGTATCGGCGCAGGCTTCGTCGCGTACGTCGTGATCAAACTGGTCAAGAACAAGATCACTGAGATTCACCCACTGATGTGGCTGATCTCGATTCTGTTCGTCGTCTACTTCGCGATCGATCCGATCACCCGCTGGTTGACCTAG
- a CDS encoding YihY/virulence factor BrkB family protein: protein MTEPRIGRIDAFQRKHAILGFPIAVIYKYFDDQGPYLAAIISYYAFIAIFPLLLISTSILGFVLQDDPDLRDRLLDSALSQFPIVGDALGRPNGLNGSTGAIVIGSLAALYGSMGLGQATQNAANIAWSVPRNSRANPFLLRLRSIFFLAASGLGILLIAVITTLFSNPDQIGVGVSREITFAIKIVGFLLSVLIFGALFRLVSGGRGSWRSVLPGAATTALLWQLLQVGGQSFVENVINKASSMNSTFALVLGLMAFIFLAAVMAVLGLEVNVVTARKLYPRALLTPFTDNVVLTDADQKAYAAYAKSQRHKGFQSVEVTFEDRKPKPPLSD, encoded by the coding sequence GTGACTGAGCCCCGTATTGGCCGCATCGACGCATTCCAGCGCAAGCACGCAATCCTCGGATTTCCGATTGCCGTCATCTACAAATATTTCGATGACCAGGGGCCTTACCTCGCGGCGATCATTTCTTACTACGCCTTCATCGCAATCTTCCCGTTGCTGCTGATCTCGACCTCGATTCTCGGCTTCGTCCTGCAGGACGATCCAGATCTGCGTGACCGCCTGCTCGACTCCGCGCTGAGTCAGTTCCCGATCGTCGGTGATGCGCTCGGACGCCCCAACGGCCTGAACGGCAGCACGGGGGCGATTGTGATCGGTTCGCTGGCGGCGCTATATGGCTCGATGGGCCTGGGTCAGGCCACCCAGAATGCTGCCAACATCGCGTGGTCGGTTCCGCGCAACAGTCGCGCCAACCCATTCCTGCTGCGCCTGCGGAGCATCTTCTTCCTCGCCGCCAGCGGACTGGGCATCCTTTTGATCGCTGTCATCACGACGTTGTTCAGCAACCCCGACCAGATCGGCGTTGGGGTCTCGAGAGAGATCACGTTTGCAATCAAGATCGTGGGCTTCTTGCTGAGCGTCTTGATTTTCGGTGCCCTGTTCCGGCTGGTCAGCGGTGGACGAGGCTCGTGGCGGTCAGTTCTTCCTGGGGCGGCCACGACGGCTCTTCTATGGCAGCTGTTGCAGGTCGGTGGCCAATCCTTCGTGGAGAACGTGATCAACAAGGCCAGCTCGATGAACTCGACGTTCGCGCTGGTGCTCGGTCTCATGGCGTTCATCTTCTTGGCGGCCGTCATGGCTGTCCTCGGACTCGAGGTCAACGTCGTCACGGCTCGCAAGCTCTACCCGCGCGCGTTGCTCACTCCGTTCACTGACAACGTCGTGCTCACGGACGCAGATCAGAAGGCGTACGCGGCATACGCGAAGTCGCAGCGACACAAGGGATTCCAGTCGGTGGAGGTCACGTTCGAGGACCGCAAGCCGAAGCCGCCGCTGTCCGACTAG
- a CDS encoding gamma carbonic anhydrase family protein, producing the protein MHIALGDQVPQVADSAWVAPNATLAGSVVIGDGASVWYGAVLRADNEPITIGARSNVQDNCVFHVDKGKPVLLGEGVSVGHGAVIHGATVEDHVLVGMGAIIMNGAVIGAESLIAAGALVSEGAVIPPRSLVAGVPGKVRRELSDDEVAALHHNSEIYEEHRELHRNGNVVG; encoded by the coding sequence ATGCACATCGCTCTTGGAGACCAGGTTCCGCAGGTTGCCGACAGCGCGTGGGTGGCACCCAACGCAACCCTCGCCGGATCAGTCGTGATCGGCGATGGGGCAAGTGTTTGGTACGGAGCTGTCCTGCGCGCCGACAACGAGCCGATCACGATCGGTGCGAGGTCGAACGTGCAGGACAACTGCGTTTTCCACGTCGACAAGGGCAAGCCCGTACTGCTCGGCGAAGGCGTCTCCGTCGGTCACGGCGCCGTGATCCACGGAGCAACAGTCGAGGACCACGTACTGGTCGGCATGGGCGCGATCATCATGAACGGCGCCGTCATCGGCGCGGAGTCGCTGATTGCGGCTGGTGCGCTGGTGTCGGAAGGCGCGGTCATACCGCCGCGCTCCCTTGTCGCAGGCGTGCCGGGAAAGGTTCGTCGCGAGCTGAGCGACGACGAAGTCGCCGCGCTGCACCACAACTCCGAGATCTACGAAGAGCACCGCGAGCTGCACCGCAATGGCAACGTCGTCGGCTAG
- a CDS encoding DUF2530 domain-containing protein, whose product MTDKDDWVIRQGDGPETIERKMGHREIARLDRAARRHEFGRPEITELEIGSKTHRVAEVEPMDVDGVRTMTVGTIVWGVVAVALLPFLGTLDKDNHTWWLWTAVAGFGLGLIGIEYCRRRRNALRMQPGRRRRVD is encoded by the coding sequence GTGACAGACAAAGACGACTGGGTGATCCGTCAGGGCGACGGTCCCGAGACCATCGAGCGCAAGATGGGGCATCGCGAGATCGCCCGCCTCGATCGTGCCGCTCGTCGCCACGAGTTCGGTCGCCCCGAGATCACCGAACTCGAGATCGGCAGCAAGACCCACCGGGTCGCCGAAGTCGAGCCGATGGATGTTGACGGCGTACGCACCATGACCGTCGGCACGATCGTCTGGGGCGTTGTCGCCGTCGCACTGCTGCCGTTCCTCGGCACGCTCGACAAGGACAACCACACCTGGTGGTTGTGGACCGCGGTCGCCGGATTTGGCCTCGGCCTGATCGGCATCGAGTACTGCCGTCGCCGCCGCAACGCCCTGCGTATGCAGCCGGGGCGTCGCCGCCGCGTTGACTGA
- a CDS encoding type II toxin-antitoxin system PemK/MazF family toxin produces MNITYDPHPDGQPDPGEVVWTWVAYEDDPTQGKDRPVVLISREGDQLIGLMMTSVDHDRDMADEAVAGRYWYNLGSGPWDSKGRPSEVRLDRFLVVDPADVRREGAVLDEPRFTALVSALGPHLP; encoded by the coding sequence GTGAACATCACGTACGACCCGCATCCGGATGGGCAGCCCGATCCTGGCGAGGTCGTGTGGACCTGGGTTGCGTACGAGGACGATCCCACTCAGGGCAAGGATCGGCCGGTCGTGCTGATCTCACGCGAGGGTGACCAGCTCATCGGGTTGATGATGACCTCGGTGGATCACGATCGCGACATGGCGGACGAGGCAGTTGCTGGCCGCTATTGGTACAACCTCGGGTCAGGACCTTGGGACTCCAAGGGTCGACCGAGCGAGGTCCGTCTGGATCGTTTCCTTGTCGTGGATCCTGCCGATGTACGACGCGAGGGCGCCGTCCTCGACGAACCGCGATTCACTGCACTCGTCTCAGCGCTGGGACCACACCTGCCGTGA
- a CDS encoding AMP-binding protein has translation MTELGFTLKVFRQIGMMKPILPHKMLGAGLQLVKWGPGFPSGVNAAAKRFPRQLAIIDDAGELTWSEFAAQINQLTQALKDRGIEAGDSVALLCRNHRYMLIAMIAIMQAGGRVLLLNTMASRSQLGELAKRENASLVIVDQEFLEVAGDVDQDKVILAWADDDAPAGLPSVAAISADQPTKGHSKPARNGQVVIFTSGTTGLPKGARREEPADLKPLVSFFGAIPYRGNATIVLAAPLFHSWGLINFGFGLSLAPTYVLRRRFEPTRVIKDIEEQKADALVVVPLMMQRMVDADPEVIKKADVSSLKITASSGSALAGELANHYMDTFTDSVYNFYGATETGWVTIASPTDLREAPGTAGVPPFRTTVRILDAEGKEVPRGETGVIHVGNDMPFGGYTDGNTKAFSDGLMSTGDLGHFDENGRLFVSGRDDDMIISGGENVFPRELEDALIDHPDVADVVVTGIDDDKFGQVLAAYVVVKDGKSLTEDDIKTYAKEHVARFAVPGKTMFLDELPRNPTGKVMKRELPEFE, from the coding sequence ATGACTGAACTGGGATTTACGCTCAAGGTTTTCCGTCAGATCGGCATGATGAAGCCGATCTTGCCGCACAAGATGCTGGGCGCAGGTCTTCAGCTAGTCAAGTGGGGGCCGGGCTTCCCGTCTGGTGTGAACGCCGCTGCCAAGCGCTTCCCCCGCCAACTCGCCATCATCGACGATGCAGGCGAACTGACCTGGTCGGAGTTCGCTGCGCAGATCAATCAGCTCACGCAGGCGCTGAAGGACCGCGGGATCGAGGCGGGCGACTCAGTCGCACTGCTGTGCCGCAACCACCGCTACATGCTGATCGCGATGATCGCGATCATGCAGGCCGGCGGACGTGTGCTCCTGCTCAACACCATGGCCAGCCGCTCGCAGCTCGGCGAACTTGCCAAGCGGGAGAACGCCTCGCTGGTGATCGTGGATCAGGAGTTCCTCGAGGTCGCCGGCGACGTCGATCAGGACAAGGTGATCCTCGCCTGGGCTGACGACGATGCGCCGGCTGGCCTGCCCTCTGTCGCGGCGATCAGCGCCGACCAGCCCACCAAGGGTCACTCGAAGCCGGCACGCAACGGTCAGGTCGTCATCTTCACGTCGGGCACCACAGGTCTCCCCAAGGGAGCGCGCCGCGAGGAGCCAGCAGATCTCAAGCCGCTCGTCTCATTCTTCGGCGCGATCCCTTACCGCGGCAACGCCACGATCGTTCTCGCGGCGCCGCTGTTCCACTCGTGGGGCCTCATCAACTTCGGCTTCGGTCTCTCGTTGGCGCCCACATACGTCTTACGCCGCCGATTCGAGCCGACCCGTGTCATCAAGGACATCGAGGAGCAGAAGGCCGATGCGCTTGTCGTCGTCCCGCTGATGATGCAGCGCATGGTCGACGCCGATCCCGAGGTGATCAAGAAGGCTGACGTTTCGTCGCTCAAGATCACTGCGAGCAGCGGATCAGCGCTCGCTGGTGAGTTGGCGAACCACTACATGGACACGTTCACCGACTCGGTCTACAACTTCTACGGCGCAACCGAGACCGGATGGGTCACGATCGCCAGCCCGACCGATCTGCGCGAAGCGCCGGGTACGGCAGGCGTCCCGCCATTCCGTACGACCGTCCGCATCCTCGACGCTGAGGGCAAGGAAGTGCCGCGTGGAGAGACTGGCGTCATCCACGTCGGCAACGACATGCCGTTCGGCGGCTACACCGACGGCAATACCAAGGCCTTCAGCGATGGGCTGATGAGCACCGGCGACCTCGGTCACTTCGACGAGAACGGACGACTGTTCGTGTCGGGCCGTGACGACGACATGATCATCTCCGGCGGTGAGAACGTCTTCCCGCGCGAGCTCGAAGACGCGCTGATCGATCATCCCGACGTCGCTGACGTGGTCGTCACCGGCATCGACGACGACAAATTCGGCCAGGTGCTGGCTGCGTATGTCGTGGTCAAGGACGGCAAGTCACTCACCGAGGACGACATCAAAACGTACGCGAAAGAGCATGTTGCTCGCTTCGCCGTACCGGGCAAGACGATGTTCCTGGACGAGCTTCCGCGCAACCCCACCGGCAAGGTCATGAAACGCGAGCTGCCCGAGTTCGAATGA
- a CDS encoding MFS transporter yields MDEQDEPQSPVHPPAPIEPPESRLSRSARIAGKVSTRTARAVAQGSTTAFTGARRFTHAGGAGESGLSRLLELHAFNTAGDAAIAVSLAGTLFFTVPTDDAAGQVALFLVLTMLPFAIVAPLIGPFLDRFRRGRRWAIGATLAVRAFCCWVLAGAVVDESPAFYFAALGCLVASKAYGVTRASAVPRILPPDFTLVKANSRISLTGTAAGAISAPIAIGAAAIGAPWALRYAALLFVIGTILAILLPPRVDSSEGEEPVDLAHIAASAKKKGISITRGVVNGLRSNAGLRLLSGFLTIFMAFTLREPPESMGWSGSATILLGLVIGGAGFGNVLGVLIGSSARSRKPQNVVIAVLILDVAVVSVVAVLFTWWTVVILGVTIGLCQSLGKLSLDALIQNDVREEVRTSMFARSETLLQLSWVIGGLIGIGLFTIDATPRVGLLAIAAILLGWLAFVLTRARNEPAPRASEPAEL; encoded by the coding sequence ATGGACGAGCAGGACGAGCCGCAGTCACCCGTCCACCCTCCTGCGCCCATAGAACCGCCCGAGTCGCGTCTCTCCCGATCCGCACGTATCGCTGGCAAGGTCTCCACCCGTACGGCCCGAGCTGTTGCTCAGGGCAGCACCACGGCATTCACCGGCGCCCGACGATTCACCCACGCCGGTGGCGCAGGTGAGAGCGGTCTTTCGCGACTGCTCGAGCTGCATGCCTTCAACACGGCAGGTGATGCGGCGATCGCCGTATCGCTGGCTGGCACGCTCTTCTTCACGGTCCCGACCGACGACGCAGCTGGACAGGTCGCGCTGTTCCTCGTGCTGACGATGCTCCCGTTCGCGATCGTCGCACCGCTGATTGGCCCGTTCCTCGACCGGTTCCGCCGCGGTCGCCGTTGGGCGATCGGTGCCACCCTCGCCGTACGCGCGTTCTGCTGCTGGGTGCTCGCCGGAGCGGTCGTCGACGAATCCCCCGCGTTCTACTTCGCCGCGCTCGGCTGCCTGGTGGCATCCAAGGCGTACGGCGTCACCCGTGCCTCCGCAGTGCCACGCATCCTGCCGCCAGATTTCACGCTGGTGAAGGCCAACTCACGTATCTCGCTGACCGGTACGGCTGCCGGAGCGATCTCAGCGCCCATCGCGATCGGCGCCGCGGCCATCGGAGCCCCCTGGGCGCTGCGCTACGCGGCACTCCTGTTCGTGATCGGCACCATCCTGGCGATCTTGCTGCCGCCGCGAGTCGACTCGAGCGAAGGCGAAGAGCCGGTCGATCTCGCCCACATCGCCGCGTCGGCCAAGAAGAAGGGCATCAGCATCACTCGCGGCGTCGTCAATGGGCTTCGCAGCAACGCTGGCCTGCGACTGCTGTCCGGGTTCCTGACAATCTTCATGGCGTTCACTCTGCGCGAGCCACCCGAGTCGATGGGATGGAGCGGCAGCGCGACCATCCTGCTTGGGCTCGTCATTGGTGGTGCCGGATTCGGAAACGTTCTTGGTGTCCTCATCGGTTCATCCGCCCGCTCCCGCAAGCCGCAGAACGTCGTCATCGCCGTACTGATCCTCGACGTTGCCGTCGTCAGTGTCGTTGCCGTCCTGTTCACGTGGTGGACCGTCGTGATCTTGGGCGTGACGATCGGCCTGTGCCAGTCACTCGGCAAGCTGAGCCTTGATGCGTTGATCCAGAACGACGTACGCGAAGAGGTCCGCACGAGCATGTTCGCCCGGTCCGAGACGCTGCTTCAGCTCTCGTGGGTCATCGGTGGTCTGATCGGCATCGGCCTGTTCACGATCGATGCCACACCACGGGTTGGCCTGCTCGCTATCGCCGCGATTCTGCTCGGCTGGCTCGCATTCGTGCTCACGCGAGCGCGCAACGAACCAGCGCCACGCGCGAGCGAGCCCGCTGAGCTCTAG
- a CDS encoding DUF3027 domain-containing protein → MSVDEKLIAAIDVARAAVDEVADAGVVGEHQRAVEDENGMVSHHFGCTKPGYVGWYWSVSLSRSPDSDAITINDVVLLPGDDAIVAPVWTPYRERIRPGDLSPGDVLPPDEDDVRLVPTWTAGDGEEQTADRFFAREVGLGREWTLSFEGREMAADRWHEGDQGPDAPIAQQAAGSCISCGFMVSLAGPLAERFGVCANGMANDDGRAVSFDHGCGAHSGARLSRSAAPQELPPTVFDTVGADIDEF, encoded by the coding sequence ATGTCCGTCGACGAGAAGCTCATTGCCGCGATCGATGTCGCGCGCGCTGCCGTCGACGAGGTCGCGGACGCCGGCGTCGTAGGCGAGCACCAGCGTGCCGTCGAGGACGAGAACGGCATGGTTTCGCACCACTTCGGATGCACCAAGCCCGGCTACGTCGGCTGGTACTGGTCAGTCAGCCTGTCGCGCTCACCTGACTCAGACGCCATCACGATCAACGATGTGGTGCTGCTTCCCGGCGATGACGCGATCGTCGCGCCGGTATGGACTCCCTACCGTGAGCGCATTCGTCCGGGCGACCTCAGCCCCGGCGACGTGCTCCCGCCGGACGAGGACGACGTACGACTGGTTCCGACCTGGACTGCAGGTGACGGCGAAGAGCAGACCGCGGATCGCTTCTTCGCCCGCGAGGTTGGCCTCGGCCGCGAATGGACTCTGTCGTTCGAGGGCCGCGAAATGGCGGCTGACCGCTGGCACGAAGGCGACCAGGGCCCCGATGCTCCGATCGCTCAGCAAGCCGCCGGTTCGTGCATCTCGTGCGGCTTCATGGTCAGCCTGGCTGGACCGCTCGCCGAACGCTTCGGCGTATGCGCCAACGGTATGGCCAATGACGATGGTCGCGCCGTGTCGTTCGATCACGGCTGCGGTGCGCACTCAGGCGCCCGGCTGAGCCGTTCGGCAGCTCCTCAGGAGCTTCCCCCGACAGTGTTCGACACTGTCGGCGCAGATATCGACGAGTTCTAA